One genomic region from Podarcis raffonei isolate rPodRaf1 chromosome Z, rPodRaf1.pri, whole genome shotgun sequence encodes:
- the FNDC3A gene encoding fibronectin type-III domain-containing protein 3A: MAEQPPPLEATPALNEVPLLPHMVNGDNTQQVILVQVNPGETFTIRTEDGHIQCIPGPAHVPMMSTNGSVPPIYVPPGYVSQMVEENGVRKVVVLPHSTEYHPPIHPPPPPPPHVTHYMHPHPAMIPHPPHAVYPPVPGGEIPPQFVHQHTPPQHLYQEQETRSHGRANFPPRDERTLKMQEHLKKRIRDRQTSGNTNNKPNSPPSSPQKVNSSSSAGVQNGHGKGQQGSGGQGKQRQAGKARESQAANSGKGESDTESRKSQEPLSISKPTVSEIQARSAVVAWDPPFVVQNGETHLTSTKFRYEVAITKGGRNGKFKSFYVEEERTFTLNDLRPATDYHVRVIASSSTTKEAVSELVTFTTDSCEPDPPAAPKVINRTKNSLNLQWKTSNDNGSKITTYLLEWDEGKNNAYKECYYGHLKQHKITKLTPSTKFRFRLAARNDIGISEFSETLVCYTLGIVPPPPLPPKLKEAGVTWLSLEWSPPAGVSTDDSLTYVLEMEEDGSNYGFQAGYNGDELSCTLEDLTRSTSYKFRVFAHNSEGKSAPSEVVEFSTIPDKPGPPSKPAVKGRIHSHNVKVTWDPPKDNGGSDISVYILEISEASVGSKWEVACSGSMREHVCTQLSPGTSYRLRVFCIGRGGQSQASDILIVQTPAVPPGPCNSPYLAARPKTKELSLIWDPPAMDGGSEITEYILEIAEGDRDERRQIYRGEMPECTVNGLIPGRTYCFWTQAANKAGLGPSSEKAELSTAPGPPEPCRAPVLTCKTATCVVATWEIPAGNGADVTEYKLEWGQVEGFMQIIYSGPLLTYEVRGLSPATTYYCRVQAVNIAGAGLFGETSMVTTPASVPAAVTVLHLLKEDQMEARLPLSKCLALQWEEPNCHGAEILGYNIEYGERQVSTVNKVTSHVLENLQPDTLYRIRIQAFNNLGTGPFSPHIKAKTKPLPPQPPQMECAVFSYQSLKLKWGDGPGRAVATSTTHFNLEMEVKAGRFVTIYSGPCHTYKVQRLSESTKYYFRIQACNDAGNGEFSKVYAFTTTKSTPPALKAPKVQQVGDNACEVTWETLQPMKRDAIVYILQLACGREVDQVYKGPETSFRVTNIQNNCEYRFRVCAGRQHNDGTGSQELFGPYSPYAVFSSQKQASAAPNTDAGPDLTKRKKALSDEQFAFLLLVIFAIVAILFAVLIQYFVIVSE, from the exons GTTATTCTTGTACAGGTAAATCCAGGAGAGACTTTCACAATTAGAACTGAAGATGGACACATTCAGTGTATCCCAG GTCCAGCACATGTTCCTATGATGTCAACAAATGGTTCTGTGCCTCCAATCTATGTGCCTCCTGGTTATGTATCTCAG ATGGTGGAAGAAAATGGAGTCCGGAAGGTTGTAGTTCTGCCACATTCTACTGAATACCACCCTCccattcaccctcctcctcctcctcccccacatGTGACACATTATATGCACCCTCATCCTGCTATGATACCCCATCCACCTCATGCAGTGTATCCTCCAGTTCCGGGAGGGGAAATACCACCACAGTTCGTTCATCAGCATACACCACCGCAGCATCTTTATCAAGAACAGG AGACTCGTTCCCATGGCAGAGCTAATTTTCCTCCGCGAGATGAAAGAACTCTCAAAATGCAGGAGCATTTGAAGAAACGGATAAGAGACCGACAGACTAGTGGAAACACAAATAATAAACCGAACAGCCCTCCTTCCTCACCTCAGAAAGTTAACAGTTCGTCCAGCGCCGGCGTTCAGAATGGACATGGAAAGGGACAGCAAGGGTCAGGAGGGCAAGGCAAGCAGAGGCAAGCAGGGAAAGCCAGGGAAAGCCAAGCAGCCAATTCAGGAAAGGGAG aaTCTGATACAGAATCTAGAAAATCCCAAGAACCCTTAAGCATCAGTAAGCCTACA GTCTCTGAAATACAAGCTAGGTCAGCAGTCGTGGCTTGGGATCCTCCTTTTGTGGTGCAAAATGGCGAAACACATCTCACCTCTACAAAGTTCAGATACGAAGTGGCAATCACAAAGGGTGGTAGAAATGGAAAATTTAAATCATTTTATGT GGAAGAAGAGAGGACTTTTACTCTTAATGATCTCAGACCGGCAACCGATTACCATGTCAG AGTTATAGCCTCAAGTAGTACCACAAAGGAAGCCGTTTCAGAGCTGGTGACTTTTACTACAGATAGTTGTGAGCCAGACCCTCCAGCTGCACCGAAAGTAATCAACAGAACCAAAAACAGCCTGAATTTACAGTGGAAG acCTCCAATGACAATGGCTCCAAAATAACTACCTACCTTTTAGAGTGGGATGAG GGGAAGAACAACGCATACAAGGAATGCTACTACGGTCACCTGAAGCAGCACAAAATTACCAAGCTGACCCCCTCCACAAAATTTAGATTCAGGTTGGCAGCCAGAAATGACATCGGGATAAG TGAGTTCAGCGAAACATTGGTATGTTACACACTTGGAATTGTCCCCCCACCACCTCTGCCTCCTAAGCTAAAAGAAGCAGGGGTAACTTGGTTATCACTTGAATGGAGTCCCCCGGCTGGAGTATCCACAGATGACTCTCTGACCTATGTTTTAGAAATGGAAGAAGATGGTTCG aatTATGGTTTCCAAGCAGGGTACAACGGAGATGAACTTTCTTGCACTTTAGAAGACCTTACAAGGAGCACTTCTTATAAATTCAGA GTGTTTGCTCACAACAGTGAAGGTAAAAGTGCCCCCAGTGAGGTAGTAGAATTCAGCACAATCCCCGACAAACCTGGACCTCCAAGTAAACCAGCTGTAAAGGGAAGGATCCATTCACATAATGTGAAAGTTACCTGGG ATCCACCAAAGGATAATGGAGGGTCAGACATCTCCGTGTATATTCTAGAAATTTCAGAAGCATCAGTTG GGAGTAAATGGGAAGTAGCATGTAGTGGTTCCATGAGAGAACATGTATGCACTCAGCTCAGCCCTGGTACGTCATACAGACTAAGGGTCTTCTGCATTGGTAGAGGTGGCCAAAGCCAG GCCTCTGATATACTCATTGTTCAGACACCGGctgttcctcctgggccatgtaaTTCTCCATATCTGGCTGCAAGACCCAAGACCAAGGAACTCAGTCTTATTTGGG ATCCCCCTGCCATGGATGGGGGTTCAGAGATAACAGAGTACATTCTGGAAATAGCAGAAGGTGACAGAGATGAACGGAGGCAAATATACCGGGGCGAGATGCCAGAATGCACAGTGAATGGTCTCATTCCTGGGAGGACATACTGTTTCTGGACACAAGCAGCCAACAAAGCTGGG CTTGGTCCTTCCTCAGAAAAGGCAGAGCTTTCTACAGCTCCAGGGCCCCCAGAACCATGTCGCGCCCCTGTGCTAACTTGTAAGACAGCTACTTGCGTAGTAGCCACATGGGAG ATTCCAGCAGGCAATGGTGCAGATGTTACTGAATACAAATTAGAATGGGGCCAAGTAGAAGGATTCATGCAGATAATATACAGTGGCCCTCTTCTGACCTATGAAGTGAGAGGGCTTTCACCTGCAACTACATATTATTGCAGAGTTCAG GCCGTGAATATAGCTGGTGCTGGATTGTTTGGGGAAACTAGCATGGTCACAACCCCGGCTTCCGTGCCAGCTGCAGTGACAGTATTGCACTTGCTCAAAGAAGACCAGATGGAAGCCCGCCTTCCTCTCTCAAAGTGCCTTGCTCTTCAGTGGGAGGAGCCCAATTGCCATGGGGCAGAGATCCTTGGCTACAATATAGAGTATGGGGAAAGACAAGTCTCAACTGTCAACAAAGTTACAAGCCATGTTCTGGAGAACCTGCAACCTGACACTTTATACAG AATCCGAATCCAAGCCTTTAACAATCTCGGAActggtcccttcagcccccacattaaagcaaaaacaaagcctTTACCTCCGCAACCCCCACAAATGGAATGCGCGGTCTTTAGTTACCAGAGCCTTAAGCTAAAATGGGGTGACGGCCCTGGCAGAGCTGTAGCCACCAGTACAACACATTTCAACCTCGAGATGGAAGTTAAAGCTGGCAG ATTCGTTACTATCTACAGTGGACCTTGTCACACGTACAAAGTGCAGCGGCTTAGCGAATCCACTAAATATTACTTTAGAATCCAAGCATGCAACGATGCTGGTAATGGAGAATTTTCTAAAGTTTACGCGTTCACCACAACCAAATCTACACCACCTGCTCTGAAAG CACCCAAAGTGCAACAAGTGGGAGATAACGCCTGTGAGGTCACATGGGAGACTTTACAGCCAATGAAACGTGATGCCATTGTTTACATTTTACAACTTGCCTGTGGGAGGGAAGTTGATCAG GTATACAAGGGACCAGAGACTTCATTCCGTGTTACCAACATTCAGAATAACTGTGAATACCGGTTCAGGGTGTGTGCTGGACGCCAGCATAATGACGGCACTGGATCCCAGGAACTCTTTGGACCATATAGTCCTTACGCAGTGTTCTCATCTCAGAAACAGGCGTCAGCAGCACCAAACACAGATGCCGGCCCCGACCTCACGAAACGCAAGAAGGCGCTCAGCGATGAACAGTTTGCCTTCCTGCTTCTCGTCATCTTTGCAATAGTTGCCATTTTATTTGCTGTTCTCATTCAGTACTTTGTGATCGTAAGCGAGTGA